ACACCGCTGGGCTACATCGAATGGATCAAAGCGATGGCTGTCGGTGCGGTGGTCTTCGTCGCGGTCGAAATCGAGAAGGCGATCGTGCGTTGGCGCCGGGCGAATGTCACGCCGTAGGTGTGGTCCAGAACTTAGTCGGGGTGATCCGCAACCGGGTGCTGAAGTTGCCCATCATGTCAGTCAGGCCTTCGGCCTCGGAGTCATCACGGTACTTTGCCCAGTACGGTCCGTCCTCGCGGCAGTCCACACCCTCGGCGTCGATCGCTGCCGTCCCACCGACCACGATGATGCCGCCGCCGTTGCCGTCGGAGTCCAGGTTCAGGCTGACGCGTGGGCGCGCTTTGATGTGCGCCACCTTGCCGGCGCTGGGCATGCTGTAGACGGTCAGGTCGGTGCCGTCGAAGTAGAACCAGACCAGCCGCGGCACGGGCTGTCCAGATTTGGCGACGGTGGTCAACCAGCCGCAGTGGTCGGAGGTGAGTCGGCTGGAAACCTCTTGTGGCAGCTCGATGGTCATAGCAGCCACGGTAGCCTCCAAATGTGACATTGAACTTGACCGTCGACGAAGTTCTGAGCACTACCCGTTCGGTGCGCAAGCGCCTCGATTTCACCAAGCCAGTGCCGCGTGAAGTGCTGATGGAGTGTCTCGATCTTGCTTTGCAGGCACCCACCGGCTCCAATTCGCAAGGCTGGCAATGGGTTTTCGTCGAAGACGCCGAGAAGAAAAGGGCGATCGGCGACGTATACCTGTCCAACGCCCGTGGCTATCTCAGCACCCCGGCGCCCCAGTACGGCGAAGGTGACACCCGCGGCGAGCGAATGGGCAAGGTGCGCGACTCCGCCACCTACCTCGCCGAGCACATGCACGAGTCGCCAGTGCTGCTGATCCCGTGCATCCAGGGCCGGGAAGACAAGTCGCCGCTGGGTGGCGTCTCGTTCTGGGCGTCGCTGTTCCCGGCGGTATGGAGCTTCTGCCTGGCCTTGCGCTCGCGCGGGTTGGGTTCGTGCTGGACCACGCTGCACCTGCTCGGCGACGGCGAGCGCAAGGTGGCCGACATCCTCGGGATCCCCTTCGACGAGTACAGCCAGGGCGGCCTGTTCCCGATCGCCTACACCAAGGGCACTGACTTCCGCCCGGCCAAGCGGTTGCCGGCCGAGCGTCTGACGCACTGGAACAGCTGGTAGCTAGCCGGGGTTGCCCCACGGCCGGCGGCGCCATCGAAAGCGGCCCCGCCGAGGCCGTCACTGCCGAACGGGGGAATGCCCGGCTACGCCGAGTCCGCTTCTGTATTTCCGGTTGCGCTAGATCGCTCCGGAGTAACCCTGTTGCCGCCAGGCCTCGTAAACGGCGACTGCCGCGGCGTTGGCCAGGTTCAATGAGCGCCGGCCGGCCAGCATCGGAATCCGCACCCGCTGGGTGATGTGCGGGTCGGCGAGTGTCGCTGCGTCCAGACCGGTGGGTTCGGGTCCAAACATCAACACGTCGCCAGGCCGGTAGTCGACGTCCGCGAACGCCGATTGGGCCTGGGCGGTGAACGCGAACACCCGTGCCGGTGCCAGCGCCGCCCAAGCGCGCTCGAGCGACGCGTGGACAGTCACCGACGCCAAGTCGTGATAGTCCAGTCCGGCCCGCCGCAACTTCGGTTCGGACAGGTCGAAACCGAGTGGCTCGACAAGGTGTAGCTCGCAGCCCGTGGCGGCCGCGGTCCGGATCGCATTACCGGTATTCGGCGCGATCCGAGGTGAAAAGAACAGCAGCCGGAACATCCGTCGATCATGGCAAAGTTCTTCGGCTCCAGTCGCACAGAAGTGGGTACACAACGGTAGCTGGTCGTCAGGAACCAGGTTTCTAGTCGAAAGGCGGCATGGCATGGCTCCGCACGAGGGTGGCCGGTGGGACGTCGGAACCAAGGACGACGAGGTGTACCTCGGCCGTATGTCCGAGGACGACGAGCGCTTGTTCGAGGATTTGCTGTCGCCGGACGCGGCGCGCGAGTTGGCCGGGTTGCTGACCAAGTATGCGGACAGGGCCGACGACTTCGAGCCGTCCGACGAGAAGAAGGACGACCACAGCGACGACAGCGACGAAGACGGCGACGACGAAGACGACGGCGACGACGACGAAGACGGCGACGAAGACAACTACACGAAGGACAGGGACAAGAAAGAGAAAGACAAATCGGACTAGTCCCGCCAACGCCGGCGCTCCCCGGAGGCTTTTAGAACTCTCCAAGGCCGCTCCCGCAATCTCTCTTCCAAGCAAGTGCGAATGCGAACAGGGGAGCAGAGATGACCGTCGAATCAGTGCAGGTGACGAACACCTACCCGCACGCCGACAGCCGCTATGAGAACGTCGAGGCAACCGTGCACTTCGCCGTCGACCCCGAATACCTGGCCAACGAG
The nucleotide sequence above comes from Mycobacterium vicinigordonae. Encoded proteins:
- a CDS encoding TIGR03667 family PPOX class F420-dependent oxidoreductase — its product is MTIELPQEVSSRLTSDHCGWLTTVAKSGQPVPRLVWFYFDGTDLTVYSMPSAGKVAHIKARPRVSLNLDSDGNGGGIIVVGGTAAIDAEGVDCREDGPYWAKYRDDSEAEGLTDMMGNFSTRLRITPTKFWTTPTA
- a CDS encoding nitroreductase family protein, encoding MTLNLTVDEVLSTTRSVRKRLDFTKPVPREVLMECLDLALQAPTGSNSQGWQWVFVEDAEKKRAIGDVYLSNARGYLSTPAPQYGEGDTRGERMGKVRDSATYLAEHMHESPVLLIPCIQGREDKSPLGGVSFWASLFPAVWSFCLALRSRGLGSCWTTLHLLGDGERKVADILGIPFDEYSQGGLFPIAYTKGTDFRPAKRLPAERLTHWNSW
- a CDS encoding tRNA (cytidine(34)-2'-O)-methyltransferase; translated protein: MFRLLFFSPRIAPNTGNAIRTAAATGCELHLVEPLGFDLSEPKLRRAGLDYHDLASVTVHASLERAWAALAPARVFAFTAQAQSAFADVDYRPGDVLMFGPEPTGLDAATLADPHITQRVRIPMLAGRRSLNLANAAAVAVYEAWRQQGYSGAI